Within the Pseudonocardia alni genome, the region GTCACCGTGAGGTGCTCGGGCAGCCGCTCCAGCTCCCAGTCCTCGCGCCGGATCTCCACGTCGCGCATCCGGCCGAGCTCGTCCTCCAGGACGTCGAGCAGCGGGCGACGGCCGGTCTCGCCGCGCAGCCGGGCCAGCACCGCCTTCGCGTGGTCCGGGGCGGGGGAGAAGTTGCGCCGCAGGTTCCGCGGCAGCGTCCGGATCAGCGCGGTGACGAGCTCCTCGCGCAGCCCGGGCACCTGCCAGGTGAACGGCGTCGGGTCGACCTGGTTCAGTGCCGCCACCGGCACGTCGACGGTCACGCCGTCCTCGTGATGGCCGGGCTCGAACGCGTAGGACAGCGGCAGCGTCAGCCCGCCCGCCTCGACGTGGTCGGGGTAGTGGGCGCGGTCGACCTGCTTCGCGGCCTCGGTCGCGAGCATCTCCTCGGTGTAGGTCAGCAGCTCCGGGTCGCGCTTCGCGGCCTGCTTCCACCACCGGTCGAAGTGCTTGCCGGAGACGACGTCGGCGGGGACGCGCTCGTCGTAGAAGGCGAACAGGGTGTCCTCGTCGACGACCAGGTCGCGGCGCCGCGCCCGGTGCTCCAGCTCCTCGACGTCCTCGAGCAGCTCCCGGTTGGCATGGAAGAACCGGTGCCGGGTCTCCCAGTCGCCCTCGACGAGGGCGTGCCGCAGGAACAGGTCGCGGCTCACCTCGGCGTCGATCCGGCCGTAGGCGACGCTGCGGTCGGCCACCAGCGGCAGCCCGTGCAGGGTGACCCGTTCGGTCGCGACGGCGGACGCGCGCGTACGTGACCAGCGCGGTTCCGAGTATGTCTTCTTGACGAGATGTCCGGCGAGGGGCTCGATCCAGTCCGGCTGGACCGGTGCGACGGTCCGGGCCCACAATCTCGTCGTCTCGACGAGTTCGGCGGCCATCACCCAGCGCGGGGGCTTGCGCGCCAGGCCCGAGCCGGGCCAGATCGCGAACTTCGCGCCGCGGGCACCGAGGTAGTCCTTCGGGCCTTTCCGCTCCTTCCCGGCGCCCTTCCCGGCGCCCTTCCCGGCGCCCTTCCCGGTGCCCTTCTCGGCGAGCGGGTCCTGCATGCCGATCTGCGACAGCAGACCGGCGAGGACGGACTGGTGGATCCGGTCGGCGTGCCGCGGCCACTCGGGGTCGTGGTCGTTCAGATCCATGCCGGAGCTGCGGGCGGCCTGGCGGAGCTGGCCGTGCAGGTCCCACCACTCGCGCACCCGCAGGTAGTGCAGGAAGTCCTCACGCAGCTCGCGGCGGAACCGGCTGCCCGACAGCTCGTCGCGGCGGGCGTTCAGGTGGTCCCACAGCCGCAGGTAGGCCAGGAAGTCCGAGCCGTCCTCACCGAAGCGGCGGTGTTTGTCGTCGGCGGCCTGGCGCTGCTCGGTGGGCCGCTCGCGCGGGTCCTGCACGCTCAGCGCGGCGGCGATGACCAGCACCTCGCGCAGACAGCCGTTGCGGTGCGCCTCCACGAGCATCCGGCCCAGCCGCGGGTCCACCGGCAGCCGCGCCAGCGACTGTCCGACCGCGGTCAGCGAGCGCCGGTCCGGGCGCAGCGCGCCGAGCTCGTGCAGCAGGTCCAGACCGTCGGCGACGGCGCGCCGGTCCGGCGGCTCGACGAACGGGAACTCCGAGATCTCGCCCAGGTCCAGCGCGATCATCTGCAGCACGACCGAGGCCAGGTTGGTCCGCAGGATCTCCGGGTCGGTGAACTCGGGGCGGGCGTCGAAGTCGTCCTCGGCGTACAGCCGGATCGCGATGCCGTCCGAGGTGCGGCCGCAGCGACCGGAGCGCTGGTTCGCCGAGGCCTGGGAGATCTTCTCGATCGGCAGCCGCTGCACCTTGAGGCGGCGCGAGTAGCGCGAGATGCGCGCGGTGCCGGTGTCCACGACGTAGCGGACGCCGGGCACGGTCAGCGAGGTCTCGGCGACGTTGGTGGCCAGCACGACCCGGTTGCCCGCGTGCGGCGCCCAGACACGCTGCTGCTCGGCCGTCGACAGTCGGGCGTAGAGCGGCAGGATCTCGGTGTTCCGCAGGTTGCGCCGCTCCAGGGCCTCGGTGGCCTCGCGGATCTCGCGCTCACCGGGCAGGAACACCAGTACGTCGCCCGGTCCCTCGCGCTGGAGCTCGACGACGGCGTCGCCGATCGCGTCGTCCAGCTGCCGGTCGGGATCGGCGTCCGGGTCGTCCGGGTCGACGACGGGGCGGTAGCGCACCTCGACCGGGAACGTGCGCCCCGAGACCTCGACGATCGGGGCCGGGGCCGGGGCCG harbors:
- the hrpA gene encoding ATP-dependent RNA helicase HrpA, with translation MSSEPVPSSTSAQPSSHDRPRRPRRRSGTRGDHRQPGGTSGTPQDTATQQDTVIHQDQTPSDLAAAQAAPGTEGAARGVPAREQQRRRTSTQRRRGPRGRRAAVTAPGPDQPGRRGPDRDGPEQAGSAPDRKTDAGRPRRRAAGDGRDSAEPPLPPLDDAELTALRERLAALGPTEGERLRGRLDRARDGRAQRRVADAVAKAEHRVERRRAALPRISYPATLPVSARREEIADAIRDNQVVIVAGETGSGKTTQLPKICLELGRGVHGMIGHTQPRRLAARTVATRIAEELGVELGGAVGWKVRFTDAVGDSTMVKLMTDGILLAELAGDKDLLAYDTLIIDEAHERSLNIDFILGYLTRLLPRRPDLKVVITSATIDPERFARHFGTATEGSDPTPAPAPAPAPIVEVSGRTFPVEVRYRPVVDPDDPDADPDRQLDDAIGDAVVELQREGPGDVLVFLPGEREIREATEALERRNLRNTEILPLYARLSTAEQQRVWAPHAGNRVVLATNVAETSLTVPGVRYVVDTGTARISRYSRRLKVQRLPIEKISQASANQRSGRCGRTSDGIAIRLYAEDDFDARPEFTDPEILRTNLASVVLQMIALDLGEISEFPFVEPPDRRAVADGLDLLHELGALRPDRRSLTAVGQSLARLPVDPRLGRMLVEAHRNGCLREVLVIAAALSVQDPRERPTEQRQAADDKHRRFGEDGSDFLAYLRLWDHLNARRDELSGSRFRRELREDFLHYLRVREWWDLHGQLRQAARSSGMDLNDHDPEWPRHADRIHQSVLAGLLSQIGMQDPLAEKGTGKGAGKGAGKGAGKERKGPKDYLGARGAKFAIWPGSGLARKPPRWVMAAELVETTRLWARTVAPVQPDWIEPLAGHLVKKTYSEPRWSRTRASAVATERVTLHGLPLVADRSVAYGRIDAEVSRDLFLRHALVEGDWETRHRFFHANRELLEDVEELEHRARRRDLVVDEDTLFAFYDERVPADVVSGKHFDRWWKQAAKRDPELLTYTEEMLATEAAKQVDRAHYPDHVEAGGLTLPLSYAFEPGHHEDGVTVDVPVAALNQVDPTPFTWQVPGLREELVTALIRTLPRNLRRNFSPAPDHAKAVLARLRGETGRRPLLDVLEDELGRMRDVEIRREDWELERLPEHLTVTFRVLDESGAELARDTDLDRLRRALAPKVREELAAAGSDVEATGLTSWTIGELPRELPIRRGAHTVTGYPGLRDRGTSADVRVYATAPERDPAHHRGARRLLLLNTTHPGKQVQRGLDNRARLALSRNPHGSLDALLDDCTTAAADHLMARGGGDPFDGAQYARLAELLRMRLPSTTLQVLDAVRGVLEVWHRVGAALADLRGPATRDGVADVTAVVGRLTAPGFVTAAGATRLGDVKRYLQGCELRLEKLRADPDRDARWTAEIAPVEAEYRGLLAALPEHTPPSPALREIGWMVEELRISLYAHPMKTRHPVSVQRIERAIDAL